TGTTCTTAAGGATCGTGGTGAGGATTATGGAACACAAAGTGCAATTGCCAAGGTTTTTGCCTCAAAAGTGGCAATGTGGGTAACCACAGAGGCTGTTCAAATACATGGTGGATACGGTTTTGTGAAAGAATATCACGTTGAAAGACTAATGCGAGATGCGAAAATCACGCAGATATATGAAGGAACCACTGAAGTACAAAAAATTGTTATTTCAAGATCAATTCTGAATGACTGATTTTAGGTTTTTTAGTAATTCCATAGAAATAAAATCAGTTGCTTTCATTGGTTTTAAATTATTGAATTAGGAATTGGATACTGCGAAATGAAAAAGGTCACAAACTGCTTGTGACCTTTTTCATTTAACTAAAAATGTTTTTAATTGATTTTTAAAAGTTTTTTTATTCATATTGCTTATTCCTCTTGAGAATAATAAAGGGAATATTGTTGTGCAAAAAGAATAAACCTATAATGTTTCCACAGCTTTTTCAAGTTTAATTCCCCTTGAACCTTTTATAAGAATAGTACTGTTTAATATGTTTTGAGTTTTCAAATAGTCTTTTAATTCCTCGCTGTTACTGAAAGATTCAAAAGAGTTTTTGGTGTTTGAAAAATGTTGACCAACCAAAAATACTCTGTTAGGATTCAATTTTTCCAGTAAATCGATTATGTGCTGATGTTCCCTTTCTGTATCATTGCCAAGTTCCAGCATATCTCCTAGGATATAAACTTTTTTTTCACCTTTCATAGCTGCAAAGTTTTTTATGGATTCTTCCATACTTGAAGGATTTGCATTATATGCATCAAGAACAATGGAATTTGCCTTTGTTTCTATTAACTGTGATCGGTTATTTGTTGGGATGTAGTTTTTAATTGCATGATTTATTTTTTCTGACTGTACATCAAAAAAAACGCCAACACAAATTGCAGCTAAAATATTAGGGTAATTATATGTTCCAATCAGTGTGCTTTCCAAAATTTGATTTTCTATTCCTTTTGCCTTGCATCTCCAGTTTAATCTTACATATGGATCAGCAGCTAGAAAACTTCCAGACACATAACACGAATCAAGGGATCCATAAGTTATAGAAGCAATATCTGCAGACATTTCAACAATAAGCCCTGTATCTGCGTTTAAAAATATTTTCCCTTTATGCTCCCTGATATATTCAAACAATTCGCCTTTTCCTTTTTTAACTCCCTCTATTCCACCAAATCCATCTAAATGAGCTTTTCCAATGTTGGTGATAATCCCATAATCCGGTTTGGTTAAACTGCTTAAAAATTCTATTTCTCCTATATGGTTTGCTCCCATTTCTATTATGGCAATTTCAGTATCCGCTTTTACCGATAATATGGAAAGCGCAACACCAATATGATTATTTAAGTTTCCAAGGGTGGCAAAAGTTTTGAATTTTTGTTTTAGAACAGAGAAAATCAATTCTTTGGTAGTAGTCTTTCCATTACTTCCGGTAATTCCAATAAATGGGATATTAAGTTGTTTTCTATGGAATGCTGCCAGTTCTTGTAAAGCTTTTAATACATCATTCACAAGTATAAATCTTTCATCTTTTTTAAATTTCGGATCATCAATTACAGCATAGCTACATCCTTTTTCAATTGCTTGAAAAGCAAAACTATTTCCATTGAAATTTTCTCCTTTTAGCGCAAAAAACAATGCACCAGGTTTTGCAGTGCGGGTATCAGTGCAAATAGTATTATTAGCCTTGAATATTTCATATAAATCATTCATAACTTATTCTATCAAAAAAAACCCGGAGAATTTTCCGGGTTTTTTAATTAACATTTTTTATTTTTTTATCTTCTTTTTGTTCCAAGCCCAACTGGACTTCCCACTCTTGTCATGGCACATCTAAAGCCAATGTAATCTGTTGATTGTTTTTCGTCAAGGAATCGTCTTGTTCCTGGATTCATCCAATATGCCCTGTCCTTCCAGGATCCTCCCTTATAAACTCTGGCCCTGTCGCTAACCATAGAAGTTACTCCATGTTCATACATGAGTTTGTTTCCTCTTTCTGTTTCAACACCCTCTGTATAATAAATACTTGAATTTAAATCACCATCTAAAAAGTTAATGTTATCAGCTTGTCTGTAATTTCTTCTGTCAGCAAGGTTGTCTTTTTCAAGATCTACATCTCTCCACTGTATTCTACCCAATGTGTCCTTTTCATCAATATTACCGTCTTCATCCCTTTTTTGGGTTTGAAAAACGCTACCTCTAAAGGCTCTGAAATCTGATTTGTCCTCAGGAGAAAGCGGCCTGTAAACATCCATTACCCATTCACTAACATTAGCAGCCATATTGTATAAGCCATAATCATTTGGCCAGTATGAATAAACAGGAGCAGTAATATCTGCGTTGTCATTCAATCTTCCTGCAACTCCCATGTTATCTCCAGCACCTCTTTTGAAATTGGCAAGAATGTCTCCCAAATATTTATCGTTGCTGTTTCTTACACCGTGTCCATTCCATGGATATAATTTTCTTTCAACCACCATTTCTGCCATAGTGTTTCCAATAAGTCCGTATGCTGCATATTCCCATTCGGCTTCTGTTGGGAGCCTATATCTAGGAAGCAAGATACCATCTTCCATTCTAACATTTCTCGATCCTCCATCCGGACTGTAATTGGGTAAACCATCAATTGCTTTACCACTTTCATATTGACCAGCCAAATAAGCATCTGTATTAAAATTGTCATCGGATGTTTGTCCAATATACCATTCAAATAAACCTTCTCTTATTAAGATAAATTCATTTACCCTATCAGTTCTCCAGGCTGCAAAATCTGTTGCTTGTAGCCAGTTAACACCAACTACAGGATAATCTCTATAGGAAGGGTGACGTAAATAATATTCAACGTAAGGTTCATTAAAGGCAAGTTTGTCTCTCCAAACAAGAGTGTCTGGAAGTGCTTTTTTATAAACTTCAGGATAGTCCTCACCATAAATTCTACTAAGCCAGTGAAGGTATTCAAGGTAGTTCATGTTACTTACTTCTGTTTCATCCATGTAAAAAGATGAAATGGAAACTCTTCTTGGAACAGCATTCCAATCGTAAAGAACATCTTGTTCGGTACGGCCCATAGAAAATGTACCACCTTCAATAAGGACAAGTCCCGGACCAGTCTCTTGTTCTTCATAAGGTACTTTTTCGTACCCACCATTTTTTGGATCATTGTAGTTCCATCCAGTTGTGCCGGATCGTTCTTTACTACAAGAAAAAAATGTTAACAAAACCACCAGTAATCCAATAAGTTTTGTAGCGGTTGAAAAATTTGTTTTCATAAGCATAGCGTTAAATCAAAAGAACTGTAAAAGGTTAAACTAAAAAGATGGACAAGATATTGTACGGAATTTTTTCTTTTTTGGTTTGCAGTAAAATTGCATCCCTAAAGAGAACTCATGTGCCCCCCATGTTTTTACTCCGAGTTTGGAAACAGTAACATCATAACTATAACCAAATTTGAATATTCCCTGTTCAATTCCCAAAAGTACAATCATAGCATCTGGGTTTCTGGGAGTATGTCTGTACCAGATTCCACCAACCATAGGCCCTTTAGTTGCATATAGCCCCAATAGCATTTGTTGGAAATTCTGTTGTATCATATAAAGAATATTGGGAGAAATATTTACTTCCTCCGATGGACTTCCAGCTGGAATTACAACACCTCCATGGAAAGTCAGTTTCCGAGGCAAAGGACTTTCTCTATTTGTTAAAGATTCGTTTGGTTCGGTAAGGTGATGAGCAGCCATTCCCACATAATATGTTTTACTAAAGGCAAGAACACCCGCAGAAAAATCAAGGGTATTAATGCCTTGATTTATTGGCGTTTGATTTGTTTCATATATGAATCCTCTTCTTGCATCAATCATGTCTCCAAAAGTCAATTTGCTCCAATCAATTCTTTTCTGAAGGTATGTTCCCTGGAATCCAGCCTTTATAGAAAGAGTTCTGGTTACTGGCAATTGATAGGAATAAATTGCACTAACATTGGTTGTATTAAGTGTGCCATCTCCAGCATTGTCATTCACTACAATTAACCCAATTCCTCCCGAAAGTGCATCTACATGCTGATCATATGAAGCGCTGGATGTTATAAATGTTCCACTTAAACCCGGCCATTGATTCCTATAGTTTAAATTAATGCGAGGACATTTCCCTGTGCCAGCAAAGGCAGGGTTTAAATATAAAGGATTGGCATAAAATTGCGAAAATTGCGGATCCTGCGCCTTAGCGGAATTACCCCAACCTACACCAATGCATAGCAGTAAAAACAGTCTTATTATCTTGTATGTCATTCTATAAAATAGTACAGGGTAATAGTTAATTGGGCAATAATACGAAATATTTTTTACAGATGTTACAGGATATTAAAATTAAGCTGCATTTTTTTTAATATCCTAATTTGTTTCCCTGTAAAAAAAATCTTGCCCTTTGTTGGGCCTTTTAAAACATAAAGATACAAACATTATGATTAATCTGGTTGAATTTTTAAAAAAAATTAAAAATAAGGTTAATTTTTTTTACCTTATCTAAAGAAATGGCTTTCTTAATTGTTAGGATCATATAAAATATGTAAAACATTCCATTCCGTTTTTTTATTGTTCTTTTTATTTCAATGGAAATTCATCCAAACTGATTTATTATGGGTGTGTATTAAAATTCTAATTTTGTTCCGGCAATATAATGAGTAATAATTCGTTTTTAGGTTTGATATTTTTTTCGACTTTATTGATTGTTTTGTCATTTTTTATTATTCGTAGTGCTTTTCCTGTTAATTGAGAATAGATGCATACAGTTAATTCTTAAACAGGTCTTTTTTTATAAAATTGAATGATATGAGACTGACTTTCTTTTTTATTATTTCTTTTTCTCTTTTATACGTTTGTGCATTCGCTCAAAATAAAGAAAACAAGATTGATATTGTTTGGAAACCAACAGAATTATTATTTAAAAGCGACAAGGAGACCAAAAGGTTTATGTCATTTGAAAATGCTGTTGTTGATGCCGCCTACAACTATTTACCAGCCTATCTCTATACTGAAAAAATAGCAGGAAATCCTGAAAGCATTAATGCCGAATTGGTAAATACTGTATTTGAGCCTATTAATAAGGAGGAGATAGAAAATGTAATGGGTTTAGACCAGATAAAAGGGCCTATCGTAATAAATACATCAGTAGGATATGATAAAAAACAAGCTTTTGTTCTTGCTGGATTTGTTCCTATTCAATTTAACGAGTCAACTGGTGGTTATGAGAAGTTAATTTCAGGACAAATAAACATCTCCCATAAAGGAAGCAGATCTTCGCGTTCAGTTAAAGTTTATTCGCCTTTTTCCGTTTTATCAACCGATGAATGGTTTAAAATTGGTGTAACAAAGGATGGAATTTATAAAATGGATTATAATTTTATAAAAAACATGGGGTTAAATCCTGATGAGATAGATCCCAGGAATTTAAAAATATATGGAAATGGTGGAGGAATGATTCCTTTTGCCAATAATAAAGCCCGCATTGATGATATTATTCAGAACTCTATTTTTGTTAATGGAGAGTCTGATGGTAAATTTGATTCAACGGATTACATACTCTTCTATGGTCAGGATCCAAATAGGTGGACACTTAATACTGATATTTTCGTTCATCATTTGAATTTATATAGTGATACTACTTTTTATTTTATTTCTGTTTCCCCAGGCCCAGGAAAAAGAATTCAAAACAAATCCTCATTGCAATTGCCTGCAACACATTCTGTTACAAGCTTTGATGATTATTCCTTTCACGATAAAGAAGTTTATAATTTAATTAAGTCTGGAAGAGTTTGGTATGGAGAAAAATTTGATTATGTTACTTCTTATGATTTTTCATTTTCATTTCCAAATATAGATCTTTCATCTCCTATTAGCATCAAGGCAGATTTTGCAGCAAGATCAGCTTCCGAAAGTAAATTCACCACAAGTGCAGCAGGTGCTTCAATGCAAACTTCCATTGCACTAACTAATTTTGCCAATTACAATGGCCCCTACGCTAATCAAGGTCAAGGCGTATTAACATTCCTTCCTCAATCCTCAAACATAAGTGTGAATATAAATTATAACAAGCCTAATTCAAGTTCAATGGGTTGGTTGAATTATCTTCAGATTAACGCTCGCAGGGAATTGAGAATGCATGGAAATCAAATGATTTTCAGAGATAAGAAATCTTTTGGCGCTGGAAATATTGCAGAATTTAACCTGGTAAATACAAGTCCTGGAGTTAAAATATGGGATGTTACTTATCCATATGAAGTAATGAATCAAAATTCAATTGTTACCGGACCAATGCATTCTTTTAAAGCAGCTGCCGATTCAATCAGGGAGTATATTGCATTTAATAGTGATGAATTTTACCTGCCTTCATTTTCTGGAAAAGTAGTAAATCAAAATCTGCATGGTATAGGCCATCCCGAAATGGTAATCGTTTCACATCCTTTGTTTATTAACCAGGCCCACGATCTTGCTGTTTTTCACAAAACCAGAGGACTTAGTGTTGAAGTGGTTTCAACCGAAAGCCTGTATAACGAATTTTCCTCCGGTGCTCCAGATGTATCTGCTATTAGAGACTTCATGAAAATGATATACGACAGGGCTGCCAATCAAAATGAGTTACCAAAATATTTGTTGCTTTTTGGTGATGGGTCTTTTGATAATAAAGGAAAAGGGTTTTCAAATACTAATTTTATACTTAGTTATCAATCATTGAATTCATTAGCTCCAACTTCTTCCTATGTTTCTGATGATTTTTTTGGGCTTCTTGATGATGATGAAGGAGATTGGTTGACATCAAATGAACTTGTTGATATAGGGATAGGACGTTTTCCTGTTAAATCAGTTGCAGAGGCG
This Bacteroidota bacterium DNA region includes the following protein-coding sequences:
- a CDS encoding UDP-N-acetylmuramoyl-tripeptide--D-alanyl-D-alanine ligase — its product is MNDLYEIFKANNTICTDTRTAKPGALFFALKGENFNGNSFAFQAIEKGCSYAVIDDPKFKKDERFILVNDVLKALQELAAFHRKQLNIPFIGITGSNGKTTTKELIFSVLKQKFKTFATLGNLNNHIGVALSILSVKADTEIAIIEMGANHIGEIEFLSSLTKPDYGIITNIGKAHLDGFGGIEGVKKGKGELFEYIREHKGKIFLNADTGLIVEMSADIASITYGSLDSCYVSGSFLAADPYVRLNWRCKAKGIENQILESTLIGTYNYPNILAAICVGVFFDVQSEKINHAIKNYIPTNNRSQLIETKANSIVLDAYNANPSSMEESIKNFAAMKGEKKVYILGDMLELGNDTEREHQHIIDLLEKLNPNRVFLVGQHFSNTKNSFESFSNSEELKDYLKTQNILNSTILIKGSRGIKLEKAVETL
- the porU gene encoding type IX secretion system sortase PorU, whose amino-acid sequence is MRLTFFFIISFSLLYVCAFAQNKENKIDIVWKPTELLFKSDKETKRFMSFENAVVDAAYNYLPAYLYTEKIAGNPESINAELVNTVFEPINKEEIENVMGLDQIKGPIVINTSVGYDKKQAFVLAGFVPIQFNESTGGYEKLISGQINISHKGSRSSRSVKVYSPFSVLSTDEWFKIGVTKDGIYKMDYNFIKNMGLNPDEIDPRNLKIYGNGGGMIPFANNKARIDDIIQNSIFVNGESDGKFDSTDYILFYGQDPNRWTLNTDIFVHHLNLYSDTTFYFISVSPGPGKRIQNKSSLQLPATHSVTSFDDYSFHDKEVYNLIKSGRVWYGEKFDYVTSYDFSFSFPNIDLSSPISIKADFAARSASESKFTTSAAGASMQTSIALTNFANYNGPYANQGQGVLTFLPQSSNISVNINYNKPNSSSMGWLNYLQINARRELRMHGNQMIFRDKKSFGAGNIAEFNLVNTSPGVKIWDVTYPYEVMNQNSIVTGPMHSFKAAADSIREYIAFNSDEFYLPSFSGKVVNQNLHGIGHPEMVIVSHPLFINQAHDLAVFHKTRGLSVEVVSTESLYNEFSSGAPDVSAIRDFMKMIYDRAANQNELPKYLLLFGDGSFDNKGKGFSNTNFILSYQSLNSLAPTSSYVSDDFFGLLDDDEGDWLTSNELVDIGIGRFPVKSVAEAQNVVKKVKSYYEPKTMRDWRNFLCFIADDQDNNLHFSQAEFMANNSVKNKNYNIDKIFLDAYQQISTPGGKRFPDVNEAINRRFEKGALIINYTGHGGEIGLAEERIISIPQINSWKNSENLPLFVTATCEFTRFDDPSLTSAGEHVFLNPNGGAIALFTTVRLVYAGPNFDLNKHLYNYAFEKIDGRKPTLGDLFRLTKMASAIPGGINNRNFTFIGDPSVELAYPKHKVITSTINGNAVSTVIDTIKALQKVTITGFVSDDNGQKLTGFNGIVYPTVFDKPSTIKTLGNDSESPVTEFKLQKNVVYKGKVSVKNGDFSFTFIVPKDIGYNFGKGRISYYAENTIEDAQGYFDEFYIGGTEENAALDATGPEVDLYLNNDKFVFGGVTDEKPKLLAYVKDESGINTVGNGIGHDLVAVLDENTDRAIVLNDYYEAELDSYQKGVISYPFSKLEEGNHTLRLKVWDVYNNSNEAFTEFVVANSAELALKHVLNYPNPFTTYTEFNFEHNQPGMWLDVQVQIFTVSGKLIKTLNTSTRSDGFRAEPIPWNGMDDFGDKIGRGVYIYRLKVRANDGSVAEKIEKLVILN
- a CDS encoding SUMF1/EgtB/PvdO family nonheme iron enzyme, whose amino-acid sequence is MLMKTNFSTATKLIGLLVVLLTFFSCSKERSGTTGWNYNDPKNGGYEKVPYEEQETGPGLVLIEGGTFSMGRTEQDVLYDWNAVPRRVSISSFYMDETEVSNMNYLEYLHWLSRIYGEDYPEVYKKALPDTLVWRDKLAFNEPYVEYYLRHPSYRDYPVVGVNWLQATDFAAWRTDRVNEFILIREGLFEWYIGQTSDDNFNTDAYLAGQYESGKAIDGLPNYSPDGGSRNVRMEDGILLPRYRLPTEAEWEYAAYGLIGNTMAEMVVERKLYPWNGHGVRNSNDKYLGDILANFKRGAGDNMGVAGRLNDNADITAPVYSYWPNDYGLYNMAANVSEWVMDVYRPLSPEDKSDFRAFRGSVFQTQKRDEDGNIDEKDTLGRIQWRDVDLEKDNLADRRNYRQADNINFLDGDLNSSIYYTEGVETERGNKLMYEHGVTSMVSDRARVYKGGSWKDRAYWMNPGTRRFLDEKQSTDYIGFRCAMTRVGSPVGLGTKRR
- a CDS encoding type IX secretion system membrane protein PorP/SprF, with amino-acid sequence MTYKIIRLFLLLCIGVGWGNSAKAQDPQFSQFYANPLYLNPAFAGTGKCPRINLNYRNQWPGLSGTFITSSASYDQHVDALSGGIGLIVVNDNAGDGTLNTTNVSAIYSYQLPVTRTLSIKAGFQGTYLQKRIDWSKLTFGDMIDARRGFIYETNQTPINQGINTLDFSAGVLAFSKTYYVGMAAHHLTEPNESLTNRESPLPRKLTFHGGVVIPAGSPSEEVNISPNILYMIQQNFQQMLLGLYATKGPMVGGIWYRHTPRNPDAMIVLLGIEQGIFKFGYSYDVTVSKLGVKTWGAHEFSLGMQFYCKPKKKKFRTISCPSF